ATACAAAGAGCGGTAAGGTACTTGCCGTGGGCACAGAGGCATATAAAATGGTTGGACGGACGCCAGGTAACATTCGAGCGATCCGGCCGTTAAAAGATGGTGTCATTGCTGATTTTGATATTACGGAAGCAATGCTGTCCTATTTTATTGATAAATTAAATGTTAAAGGGGTATTATCCAAACCCAATATTTTAATTTGTTGCCCAACAAATATTACTTCAATTGAACAAAAAGCAATTATTGAAGCTGCAGAAAAATCCGGCGGCCGTAATGTTTACTTAGAAGAGGAACCAAAAGTAGCCGCGATCGGTGCCGGGATGGATATTTTCCAACCCCAAGGCAACATGGTCATTGATATTGGTGGTGGGACTAGTGACATCGCCGTTTTATCAATGGGTGATATTGTGACTAGTCAATCATTACGACTAGCCGGGGATAAAATGGATGCTGAGATTGCCGCATTTGTTAAGAAAGAACATAGTCTGTTGATCGGTGAACATACGGCAGAAAAGATCAAGATCGAAATTGGTGAAGTGTATGGTCAGGATACTGGTAAAACCTTGGATGTTCGTGGCCGCGACATGGTGACTGGTTTACCACGGACCATTACGATCACTTCTAAAGAGATCGAATCTGCTTTACATGATACCATGATGGTCATTGTGCAAGCAGCCAAGGATGTTTTAAATCAAACACCACCAGAACTGTCAGCGGATATTATTGATCATGGGATCATGTTGACTGGTGGCGGTGCATTATTACATGGTATCGCCCAGTTATTTACGGATAACTTGAAGGTACCAGTCATCGTGGCTGAACAGCCGTTAGATGCGGTTGCATTGGGTACTGGCGTGTTACTGGGGAACATTAATAAAAGACGATAGACTGAGGTGATATCATGAATAATGATTCCAATCGATTTGATATTTTTGTTAAGCCAGTTTTGGTTCGGATCCTGTTAGTGGCTATTGCCATGACGATTGCTATCGTAATCGGTGCAATGATCGGCTATGCAGTTGGCGGTGGCAATCCATTGCGGGTTTTCTTACCTAGTACTTGGGGTCACCTATTAGACTTTGTGCGTTGATGAATTAGAGGCTGAGCATTAGCTTGGCTTCTTTTTGCTAGAAATATGGCGTAAAATTGGTCTAGGCGTAATCCGCGAATCCAAGAGGTAAAAGTGAGGTTTAGGTATGCGGTATATAGTGATCAAATTAATCAGTTGGTATCAACACTTTTCAGCACAGACGCCAAATCATTGCCGCTACTATCCGACTTGTTCGCATTATACGCAAACGGCGATATTGCGTTTTGGGGCTATTCGCGGCGGTTTAATGGGCATTAGTCGAATCCTACGGTGCCAGCCGCTTAGTCAAGGTGGGATTGATCCAGTACCACAACGATTTACTTTATTCCGAAATAAAAACACAGTAGATATAGCGAAAGCGAGTGAGAAATATTATGGCGAAACAGCCCAGCAAGATTGAGCTTAGTATTGAAGAAGAAAAACAGGCCGGCGAAACGATTAATGTTGTTTATGATGGTAAACACCGGGTCGGTAGTATTCGACCCGAGGCAGGTCAGTTTGTTGTTGAATTGACTAATGGTGAAGTCTATCACGCTAAGACCTATGATGAAGGTTTGAATACATTGATCATGCAATATCATTTACACAAGTAAAAATGATTATCAGTTGAGAAAATAGATCTGTTAAAACAATATTAGAAGTGAATTACCATGTCTTTAACATAACCGTGCAATTCTAAAAATGGCACTTAGTTTGGTAAGTGGCTGTGTTTATTTGCCAGACTCTAAGTATTACCGTTAATGTTAAATTTGTGGTATAAAAATTGTCCATTATTGTGAAGTAGAGGAAAGGTGAGTTGATGAATCGACAAACAGCTCGCGAGGAACGCGAGAACTCACGGATCGATTACGGTATTATATTTCCGATCATGATGTTAGCATTGGTTGGTTTAGCCTCGATTTATGTCGCTGCTAGTAATGATACTAAAAGTGTTAACGTTGTTAGAATGGTCGTTACCCAATTGATTTGGTACGTGATCGGGATCGGGATCGTTGCCGTGATGATGCAATTTGATTCCGAACAATTATGGAAGATCGCACCTTATGCTTATGGCTTCGGGATCTTTTTGATGATCATCATTTTGGTTTTTTATAGCCGAGCCTATTACGTTCAGACCGGGGCCAAAAGTTGGTTTGCCTTTGGTCCGTTTACGTTCCAGCCGTCTGAGGTGATGAAGCCCGCGTTTATATTGATGGCAGCGCGGGCGGTTCGCGGACATAACGATAAGTATCCGCAACATACGGTACAGACGGATATGCTATTGCTAGGTAAGCTGATTTTATGGATTTTGCCTGTCCTACTATCGTTACATTTCCAAAATGATTTAGGGACTACATTAGTCTTTTTAGCCATCCTAGGCGGTGTTATTCTGGTTTCTGGCGTTACTTGGAAAATTCTAGTACCGTTGATTTCAACGGTCACGGTGATTGGTGGAACTGCCTTAGCTTTTGTTACCACCACTTGGGGGCGTAACATTTTAGGCCGTCTCGGGTTTAAAGCTTATCAGTTTGCGCGGATCGATACATGGCTGAATCCATCCAATGATACCAGCAGTTCCAGTTATCAGTTATGGCGTAGTATGAAGGCAATTGGTTCGGGGCAGATTTTTGGTAAAGGTTTCAACCATGTTGAAGTTTATGTGCCTGTACGTGAATCTGATATGATTTTTTCCGTTATCGGTGAAAACTTTGGCTTTATTGGTTCCACGTTATTGATCTTATTGTATTTCTTGTTGATCTATCAAATGATTCGGGTTACTTTTGATACTAAAAACGAATTTTATGCTTATATTTCAACTGGCGTCATTATGATGATCTTGTTCCATACCTTTGAAAATATTGGTATGAACATTGGCCTATTACCATTGACTGGTATTCCGTTACCATTTGTTTCGCAGGGTGGTTCAGCTTTGATCGGAAATTTGATTGGTATCGGGATGATCATGTCGATGCGTTTCCACTATCACAGTTACATGTTTAGCGCCGACAGCGAAAAGTTTAATTGATGCGAAATTGGTAAATTAACGGTTGTGACTTGACACTGATTTGTAATCTGCTTATAATTGGAAACAATTCAATAAAGCACGTCGAAGGAAAGAAGCTAAGTAAACATTTATAGTGAGCTGTTGGCCAGTGGGAAACAGTAATGTACTTAGTTGAATGGTTCTGGAGTGCTGCTAGGTGAAAGTAAGTAAGCTAGCACGGGGAGCGACCGTTACTCGTTGAGTCTATGACTCATTAAGGTTGATGGAGCAATCTATCAACAAATTAAGGTGGTAACACGTAAAGTTAAGCTTTTCGTCCTTTGACAGCTATTTAGTCAAGGATGAAAAGCTTTTTATTTTTCTAAACACCGCATGAAAATTATTAAGAGAAAGAGATGATCAACGCGTGATTGAAATTAAGGACGTCAGCAGAATTTACCGTGGTAAGAAAAAAACGATCACGGCCGTAAAAGACGTCAACCTAACGATCAATGATGGCGAGATTTATGGTATCGTTGGCTATTCTGGTGCCGGTAAAAGTACTTTAGTCCGAATGCTTAATGGGTTAGAAACGCCAACTAGTGGGACAGTTACGATCAATGATACCGTGATGAGTGATTTAAAAGGCAAGCCACTGCGGGAAGCACGCCAAAAAATGGGAATGATCTTTCAGTATTTTAACTTATTGTGGTCGCGGACGGTTCTAGAAAATGTGACTTTTCCATTAGAATTAGTCGGTATGAGCAAGGTTGATCGCGAAGCTAAGGCTAAGAAGTTGATCGATACTGTTGGTTTGCAGGGACGCGAAAATGCTTATCCAAGTGAATTATCTGGTGGGCAACAACAACGGGTTGCCATTGCGCGGGCGTTAGCAAATGATCCGCAGATTCTATTATCTGATGAAGCCACTAGTGGTTTGGATCCGAAAACAACTGATGAAGTCTTGGATTTACTCTTGAAGATCAACCGCGAGTTAAAAATTACGATCGTCGTGATCACCCATGAAATGCATGTGATCCGTAAAATTTGTGATCGTATGGCAGTTATGGATGAAGGAGCAGTGGTCGAAGAAGGCAATGTCTTCGATATTTTCCGTAATCCTAAAATGGAAATTACGCGTCAATTTGTTTCTGAAGAAGAAACGCCGCAGCTAAACGATACGACTGTGGTGATCAATGAGTTGCTAGCGCAAGTACCAACGGGGAAAATCGTTAAATTGACTTTCCACGGTGATCAGGCTAAGTTACCGATCATTTCTGAAATGTTGCGACAATTTCCCAATGTTGATCTTAATATTGTTGACGGCAGTATTCATCAAACGCAGGAAGGATCAATTGGAACTTTGTATCTGCAATTGTTAGGTGACGATGCTGAAATTGCAGGTGCAACCGATTATCTGCATAAAATGCGTGTGGGAACGGAGGTGATTCGTGGTGAGTAGTACAACAGGCTTCTCCTCATACTTCCACTTTTCACAAGTTGATTGGCCCAGCATGTGGTCGGCAACGATCGAAACAATTTGGATGACGATTTTCTCATTGGTTTTAGTCGCTATTTTAGGTGTTTTACTTGGCTTGTTATTATTCGAAACAACCGGCAGTACTAATTTCTGGGCTCGATTGGTTCATGGCTTGACGGCCTTATTCGTTAATGTTTTCCGGTCGGTTCCGTTTATTATTTTAATCGTGTTGTTATTGCCACTGACTAAAAAATTAGTGGGTACCATCATTGGGCCTAAGGCGGCTTTGCCGTCATTGATCATCTCCGCCGCACCTTTTTATGCGCGAATGGTTGAATTGGCCTTCCATGAAATTGATCATGGTGTGATCGAAGCGGCGGAAGCCATGGGCGCAACGCGGTGGCAGATCGTCTATAAAGTGTTGTTGCCAGAGAGTAGTCCCGCACTGGTTTCAGGGATTACCGTTACTGGTATTTCCCTGATCGGTTTTACCGCAATGGCTGGTGTGATCGGGGCTGGTGGCTTAGGGAACTTAGCTTACTTAGATGGTTTCCAAGCTAGCAATAATACGGTTACCTTAGTTGCAACCATCATTATTTTATTAGTTGTTTTTGTTTGTCAAACAATCGGTGATTTCGTGGTCAAACGACTGGATAAGCGAGTTGCCAATTAAGTTTTGGTTATAAAATGTTTTATGAAAAATGGAGGGATTTTTTATGTCAAAGAAACATCGTTTAATTAAGTTTGTTACGGCTGCGGCTGTACTTGTGCTAGGGGCGAGCACATTTGGTTCTACGGCTGAAGCCGCAACTACATTGAAAGTCGGTGCAACTAAAACACCACATTCAATTATTTTAAATCACGTTAAGCCTCAATTGAAAAAAGAAGGCGTCAATCTAAAAGTAACGGTCTTCCAAGATTATTCCTTGATCGATAAGGCTTTAGTCGCTAAAAACTTGGATGTTACTTATTTTGCGCACAAACCTTATCTAGAACAAGAAATTGCGAAAAATGGGTATAAGATCAGCGATATTGGTGCTGTGCATTTGGAACCAATCGGTGCTTATTCTAAGACAGTTAAAAGTTTGAAGAACGTTAAAGATGGTGCAACGGTCTTAGTTTCAAATAACCGGCCTGATTATGGTCGTATCTTACAGATTTTGAAGGATGCGAATCTGATCACAATCAAAAAAGGGACTAAACTAACAGATGCTGATTTCACGGACATTGCGTCTAATCCTAAACATCTAAAATTTAAGCACAATTATGATCCAAAATTAATGCCTGAATTATACAAGAACAACGAAGGTGACGTAATTTTCATCAACGCTAACTTTGCCGTTCAAGGTGGTTTGAATCCGAAAAAAGATGCAATCGCTTTGGAGAAACAATCATCACCGTATGCTAATATTCTTGAAGTTCGTAAAGGTGACGAAAACAAACCAACTATTAAGAAATTAAAGAAGGCTTTGCAATCTAAATCAACACAAAACTGGATCAGCAAACATTTCAAAGGTGCAGTTTTACCAGCTAAATAGAACTAAGGAAAACTACGAGAAATCGTAGTTTTTTTGTTTAAATTAAAGTAAGCGTTGCCAAGCTAAGTAATGTTAAAAGCGACTATCAGGATATTCTTAATAAATTCTCATTTTACAAAAATAAGTCTTGGTTGGCGGAATTATAAAGCATAACAACTTTTTTGTGGCAAGAAATTCTTTAAGGAACTCGCCAAGGGTTATTGAAAAAGGTTCTCAATTAAGTTAGAATGAGTATTGTTTAATATTGGAAACGATTTTTCTCTTAAAACGTTTTCACTGGATAAACCAGTAATTCCTGATATCGGAGGAGAGCACATGTCAAAGTTAGAAGTAAAGAATCTACACGTTGCCGTCGTTGATGAAGATAAAGGTCAGCAAAAAGAGATCCTCAAAGGGGTCAATTTAACCATGCAAACCGGCGAAATTCACGCCATCATGGGACCAAATGGTACTGGTAAGTCGACCTTATCACAAGCAATCATGGGCAATCCTGCATATAAAGTCACTGAAGGTGACGTTTTGTTAGATGGTAAGAGTCTTTTAGATATGCCAGTAGATGAACGGGCACGTGCTGGTCTATTTTTGGCAATGCAATACCCAGCTGAAATTGCCGGGGTAACCAATGTCGAATTTATGCGGGCAGCAATCAATGCTCGGCGCGCCGATGATGATCAGATCCCAGTATTAGAATTTATGAAGTTCCTCGATAAAAATCTGGATATCTTAGATATGACCGACGATATGGTTGAACGTTACTTAAACGAAGGCTTCTCTGGCGGCGAAAAGAAACGCAACGAGATCCTACAGTTAATGATGATCCAACCTAAATTTGCTATTCTTGATGAAATCGATTCTGGCCTTGATATTGACGCATTAAAGGTTGTCTCCAAAGGGGTCAATTCGATGCGTGGACCTGAATTTGGTTCATTGATCATCACCCATTATCAGCGTTTGCTGAATTATATTGTTCCTGATACCGTTCATGTCATGATGGGTGGACGAATTGTTGAAAGCGGCGGCCCTGAATTAGCTGAAAAATTGGAAGCTGAAGGCTACGCTGGTGTACGGGACGATCTTGGTTTGGATGTCAAACTAACAGACGAAATCTAAGGAGGCGCAGGTTATGGAAACACAAGCAGAAATTGAGTTTCAATCCGCAGTGTCGGCCTTTTCTGCGGCCCATAATGAACCTGATTGGTTGCGGAAGTTGCGCCTAACAATGCTGGCTAAGTATCCAGAATTAGCGCTACCTAAATTTGAAAAAATTAAATACCAACGTTGGCCACTAACGGCTGTCCATGAACCGACTATTGTGGATTCTTCAGCAGCTGACTTATCAGCTTTATCATTGGATTATGCTGATGCCAAAAACGTTTTGGTCACAGTTGGTGAAACGGTGCTTACAACTAAATTGGATCCTGCATTAGCTGCTAAAGGGGTTATTTTCACGGATTTATTTACAGCCGTGCATGAACATCCTGACTTAGTTGCGAAATACTTTATGACAACAGCCGTTAAGCCGGATGATAACCGCTTGACTGCGTTTAACGCCGCTTTTCTTAACGGTGGGGCCTTTCTGTACGTACCTAAAGGTGTCAAGATCGAGGATCCGATCCAAGGTTATTACATCCAAGATAGTACGCGAACACAAGACTTTATTCATCATGTTTTAGTAGTGGCTGATACGAACAGTCAAGTTACTTATTCAGAAAATTATGCTACTGTTGGTGAGCAAGCTAATTTAGCTAATATTATTGTTGAAGTTGTGGCTGCCGATGATGCCCATGTGCGTTTTTCAGCGGTTGATCAGTTAAGTGCTGCGACGACAGGTTATATCAGTCGGCGGGGTAACTTAGCTAATGATGCTAAGCTAGATTGGGCAATCGGAATGATGAATGATGGCAACGTGGTGGTTGATTTCAATACCGATCTAGTTGGCCATGGTGCGCACGCGGAAGTTAAAGTTGTTGCGGTCACCACTGGTGAGCAATTGCAAGGTATCGATACGCGCGTGACTAATTTAGGACAGCATACGATCGGACATATTTTGCAGCATGGGGTTATTCTTGAGTCCTCAGCTCTGATCTTCAACGGTGTAGGACATATTGTTAAAGGCGCTCGTGGTTCCGATGCACAGCAAGAAAGTCGTGTCTTGATGTTATCGACACATGCGCGCGGTGATGCCAACCCAATTCTATTGATCGACGAAAATGATGTGACTGCTGGTCATGCGGCGAGTGTTGGTCGTGTTGATGAAGAACAAATGTATTATTTGATGAGTCGCGGAATTGATAAAAAGCGGGCAGAACGGCTAGTCATTCGTGGGTTCTTGGGTAATGTTCTAACCGAGATCCCAGCTAAGCGTGTTCGTGATCAGTTGACCGCCACGATCGAGAGGAAGTTAGAAAATGGGCAAAAATCTGAATGATATCCGCGCTGATTTTCCAATTTTGGATCAGCAAGTTAATGATGAACCATTAGTCTACTTAGATAATGCTGCAACCACGCAGAAACCTAAAGCAGTTGTTGAAGCTTTAACACATTATTACTATAACGATAACGCCAATGTTCATCGTGGTGTGCACACATTAGCTGAACGTGCTACTGAAAAGTTTGAAGCGGCCCGCGAAAAGGTCCGTGCTTTTATCAACGCTCGTTCAACTAAAGAAGTGTTATTTACGCGTGGAACGACGACCAGTCTAAACTGGATCGCCGCTAGTTATGGTGAAGCTAATATTACTGCCGGTGATGAGATCGTGATTTCTTACATGGAACATCACAGTAACTTAGTTCCCTGGCAGCAATTAGCTATCCGTAAACAAGCAACGCTCAAATATATCAAAATGAACGCTGATGGCACACTGGATATGGCCGATGCACAGCAACAGATCACGGATAAAACTAAAATTGTGGCGATCGCACAGGTTTCCAATGTTTTAGGTGTGGTCAATCCAATCAAAGAATTGGCTAAAATAGCCCATCAACATGGTGCAGTAATGGTCGCTGATGGGGCCCAGTCGTTACCTAATATGCCAGTAGACGTTCAAGATCTGGATTGTGACTTTTTAGCTTTCTCTGGACATAAAATGCTTGGTCCAACAGGAATTGGTGGCTTGTACGCAAAGGAAGCTCTCCTAAATGAAATGCCACCGATTGAGTTTGGTGGCGAAATGATCGATTTTGTGAATTTATTTGATAGCTCATGGTCCCAGTTGCCGTGGAAATTTGAAGCAGGTACGCCAGATATTTCTGGTGCAATTGGTTTAGGTGCGGCGATCGATTATTTGAATCAGTTTGGGATGGCTGCGGTTCATGAACATGAACAAAAGCTAGTTGATTATGTGTTACCTAAGTTGTTAGCGATTGATGGACTGACCGTTTATGGTCCCCATGACCCAGCTAAACATACCGGTGTGATTGCTTTTAATTTAGATGGGCTACATCCCCATGATCTAGCAACCGGCTTAGATATGGAAGGTGTTGCGGTTCGGGCCGGCCACCATTGTGCGCAACCGTTGATGAAATATTTGCAAGTACCAGCTACAGCGCGGGCTAGCTTTTATATCTATAATACGAAGGCAGATGCTGACCGCTTAGTTGATGCAATTGTGGCAACAAAGGAGTTCTTCAAAAATGGCACTGTCTAAATTAGATAATTTGTATCGCCAAGTTATTCTTGATCACTCAGCACATCCACATCATCATGGCCACTTGCAACAAGCGACTAATGAGATCGAATTACGTAATCCAACTTGTGGCGATGTGTTACAACTGGAAGTGGCTTTGACCGATGGTAAAATTACGGATATTGCTTTTTCTGGCGATGGTTGTACTATCAGTCAAGCCTCGGCTAGCATGATGACTGATGCCGTGGTTGGAAAAACACCAGCTGAAGCGGAAGAAATGGTTCAGGTTTTTTCAGAAATGATTATTGGCGATAAGCCTGGTCTGGATACAACGGCGTTAGGTGATGCGGCAATTTTAGAAGGTGTTGCTAAGTTTCCAGCGCGGATCAAGTGCGCCACTTTAGCTTGGAAAGCATTAAATAATGCACTAACTGGTGAGGACGGTAAAGGAATGGCTCATTTGTTGAGCTCACATGAGGATTAGTTATTGACCGTTTGAACCATATATTGAATAAGGGGGACAGCTTATGCCAATGCCTGAAACTGAAAATACAAAAAATAACGCTACCGTTGCTAGTAGCGTTGATGAATTAGGTTTGGATAAAGATTATGACTTTGGCTTTCACGATGATGTCACACCTGTTTTTTCAACGGGTCACGGCTTGACCGAAGATGTCGTTCGCGCCATCTC
This is a stretch of genomic DNA from Loigolactobacillus coryniformis subsp. coryniformis KCTC 3167 = DSM 20001. It encodes these proteins:
- a CDS encoding rod shape-determining protein; amino-acid sequence: MAKDIGIDLGTANVLIHVEGKGIVLNEPSVVAIDTKSGKVLAVGTEAYKMVGRTPGNIRAIRPLKDGVIADFDITEAMLSYFIDKLNVKGVLSKPNILICCPTNITSIEQKAIIEAAEKSGGRNVYLEEEPKVAAIGAGMDIFQPQGNMVIDIGGGTSDIAVLSMGDIVTSQSLRLAGDKMDAEIAAFVKKEHSLLIGEHTAEKIKIEIGEVYGQDTGKTLDVRGRDMVTGLPRTITITSKEIESALHDTMMVIVQAAKDVLNQTPPELSADIIDHGIMLTGGGALLHGIAQLFTDNLKVPVIVAEQPLDAVALGTGVLLGNINKRR
- the sufD gene encoding Fe-S cluster assembly protein SufD, with translation METQAEIEFQSAVSAFSAAHNEPDWLRKLRLTMLAKYPELALPKFEKIKYQRWPLTAVHEPTIVDSSAADLSALSLDYADAKNVLVTVGETVLTTKLDPALAAKGVIFTDLFTAVHEHPDLVAKYFMTTAVKPDDNRLTAFNAAFLNGGAFLYVPKGVKIEDPIQGYYIQDSTRTQDFIHHVLVVADTNSQVTYSENYATVGEQANLANIIVEVVAADDAHVRFSAVDQLSAATTGYISRRGNLANDAKLDWAIGMMNDGNVVVDFNTDLVGHGAHAEVKVVAVTTGEQLQGIDTRVTNLGQHTIGHILQHGVILESSALIFNGVGHIVKGARGSDAQQESRVLMLSTHARGDANPILLIDENDVTAGHAASVGRVDEEQMYYLMSRGIDKKRAERLVIRGFLGNVLTEIPAKRVRDQLTATIERKLENGQKSE
- the sufU gene encoding Fe-S cluster assembly sulfur transfer protein SufU, which produces MALSKLDNLYRQVILDHSAHPHHHGHLQQATNEIELRNPTCGDVLQLEVALTDGKITDIAFSGDGCTISQASASMMTDAVVGKTPAEAEEMVQVFSEMIIGDKPGLDTTALGDAAILEGVAKFPARIKCATLAWKALNNALTGEDGKGMAHLLSSHED
- a CDS encoding methionine ABC transporter permease yields the protein MSSTTGFSSYFHFSQVDWPSMWSATIETIWMTIFSLVLVAILGVLLGLLLFETTGSTNFWARLVHGLTALFVNVFRSVPFIILIVLLLPLTKKLVGTIIGPKAALPSLIISAAPFYARMVELAFHEIDHGVIEAAEAMGATRWQIVYKVLLPESSPALVSGITVTGISLIGFTAMAGVIGAGGLGNLAYLDGFQASNNTVTLVATIIILLVVFVCQTIGDFVVKRLDKRVAN
- the yidD gene encoding membrane protein insertion efficiency factor YidD, with translation MRYIVIKLISWYQHFSAQTPNHCRYYPTCSHYTQTAILRFGAIRGGLMGISRILRCQPLSQGGIDPVPQRFTLFRNKNTVDIAKASEKYYGETAQQD
- a CDS encoding MetQ/NlpA family ABC transporter substrate-binding protein — its product is MSKKHRLIKFVTAAAVLVLGASTFGSTAEAATTLKVGATKTPHSIILNHVKPQLKKEGVNLKVTVFQDYSLIDKALVAKNLDVTYFAHKPYLEQEIAKNGYKISDIGAVHLEPIGAYSKTVKSLKNVKDGATVLVSNNRPDYGRILQILKDANLITIKKGTKLTDADFTDIASNPKHLKFKHNYDPKLMPELYKNNEGDVIFINANFAVQGGLNPKKDAIALEKQSSPYANILEVRKGDENKPTIKKLKKALQSKSTQNWISKHFKGAVLPAK
- a CDS encoding methionine ABC transporter ATP-binding protein, with the translated sequence MIEIKDVSRIYRGKKKTITAVKDVNLTINDGEIYGIVGYSGAGKSTLVRMLNGLETPTSGTVTINDTVMSDLKGKPLREARQKMGMIFQYFNLLWSRTVLENVTFPLELVGMSKVDREAKAKKLIDTVGLQGRENAYPSELSGGQQQRVAIARALANDPQILLSDEATSGLDPKTTDEVLDLLLKINRELKITIVVITHEMHVIRKICDRMAVMDEGAVVEEGNVFDIFRNPKMEITRQFVSEEETPQLNDTTVVINELLAQVPTGKIVKLTFHGDQAKLPIISEMLRQFPNVDLNIVDGSIHQTQEGSIGTLYLQLLGDDAEIAGATDYLHKMRVGTEVIRGE
- a CDS encoding FtsW/RodA/SpoVE family cell cycle protein, whose protein sequence is MNRQTAREERENSRIDYGIIFPIMMLALVGLASIYVAASNDTKSVNVVRMVVTQLIWYVIGIGIVAVMMQFDSEQLWKIAPYAYGFGIFLMIIILVFYSRAYYVQTGAKSWFAFGPFTFQPSEVMKPAFILMAARAVRGHNDKYPQHTVQTDMLLLGKLILWILPVLLSLHFQNDLGTTLVFLAILGGVILVSGVTWKILVPLISTVTVIGGTALAFVTTTWGRNILGRLGFKAYQFARIDTWLNPSNDTSSSSYQLWRSMKAIGSGQIFGKGFNHVEVYVPVRESDMIFSVIGENFGFIGSTLLILLYFLLIYQMIRVTFDTKNEFYAYISTGVIMMILFHTFENIGMNIGLLPLTGIPLPFVSQGGSALIGNLIGIGMIMSMRFHYHSYMFSADSEKFN
- a CDS encoding cysteine desulfurase; the encoded protein is MGKNLNDIRADFPILDQQVNDEPLVYLDNAATTQKPKAVVEALTHYYYNDNANVHRGVHTLAERATEKFEAAREKVRAFINARSTKEVLFTRGTTTSLNWIAASYGEANITAGDEIVISYMEHHSNLVPWQQLAIRKQATLKYIKMNADGTLDMADAQQQITDKTKIVAIAQVSNVLGVVNPIKELAKIAHQHGAVMVADGAQSLPNMPVDVQDLDCDFLAFSGHKMLGPTGIGGLYAKEALLNEMPPIEFGGEMIDFVNLFDSSWSQLPWKFEAGTPDISGAIGLGAAIDYLNQFGMAAVHEHEQKLVDYVLPKLLAIDGLTVYGPHDPAKHTGVIAFNLDGLHPHDLATGLDMEGVAVRAGHHCAQPLMKYLQVPATARASFYIYNTKADADRLVDAIVATKEFFKNGTV
- a CDS encoding DUF2969 domain-containing protein, with amino-acid sequence MAKQPSKIELSIEEEKQAGETINVVYDGKHRVGSIRPEAGQFVVELTNGEVYHAKTYDEGLNTLIMQYHLHK
- the sufC gene encoding Fe-S cluster assembly ATPase SufC, which translates into the protein MSKLEVKNLHVAVVDEDKGQQKEILKGVNLTMQTGEIHAIMGPNGTGKSTLSQAIMGNPAYKVTEGDVLLDGKSLLDMPVDERARAGLFLAMQYPAEIAGVTNVEFMRAAINARRADDDQIPVLEFMKFLDKNLDILDMTDDMVERYLNEGFSGGEKKRNEILQLMMIQPKFAILDEIDSGLDIDALKVVSKGVNSMRGPEFGSLIITHYQRLLNYIVPDTVHVMMGGRIVESGGPELAEKLEAEGYAGVRDDLGLDVKLTDEI
- a CDS encoding DNA-directed RNA polymerase subunit beta; the protein is MNNDSNRFDIFVKPVLVRILLVAIAMTIAIVIGAMIGYAVGGGNPLRVFLPSTWGHLLDFVR